The region AAAGATCTTTATGGTTGGCAATTAGGTGATGTTTCGTCTTCTTGATGGGGGATGTGGAGGTGCATGCGGTCGCGGGAGAGGAAGGTATTGGGGAAGATGCTTTGGGCTTCTTGGAGGAGTTTGGGTAATTCCCAGTCCATGTAGCGCGGGCTGTAGTGGATGAGACCCATCTGTTTGACCTGCGCATCTTTGGCGATCTGTCCGCTTTGTTTGGCAATCAGGTGATGTTTTTCTTGGGCGCTGGCAAGAAGCTCTTGGGTGAACATCCCTTCGCAAATGAGCAGATCGCTACCGAATACATCTTTGGCGATGCTTGGGTTATAGAGGGTGTCGGTAACAAACGAGATCTTGCGCCCCGATCGGGGTGCACCAATAACTTGGCTAGGTTTAATAGTCTCTCCAGCTTGATTTTCTACGCTCTGCCCACGTTGAAGCTTGCCCCATAGTGGTCCTTCGGGGATACCCAAAGCGCGTGCGCGGTCGGGGTGAAAAACGCCAGCACGAGGCTTCTCTTCGATGCTGTACCCCACACAGACGCGTCGATGATAGAGCGGAAAATTGCGCACCACATACGCTTCGTCCTCAAAAACGACTTCGCGTTGATAGGGGTCAATCTCGATAATCACAATCTGATAATTGATATACATATCTAGTGTATCGAGTTGCGCCTCCACATAGGCCTTTACTTTGGGTGGCCCAATAAT is a window of Entomospira culicis DNA encoding:
- a CDS encoding ribonuclease Z is translated as MEVFILGCGGMMPLPNRHLTSMLVRRDGDLLLFDCGEATQISLKKLNLRWKKIKAIFISHTHADHITGLPGMLMLSSQVHRDEPLYIIGPPKVKAYVEAQLDTLDMYINYQIVIIEIDPYQREVVFEDEAYVVRNFPLYHRRVCVGYSIEEKPRAGVFHPDRARALGIPEGPLWGKLQRGQSVENQAGETIKPSQVIGAPRSGRKISFVTDTLYNPSIAKDVFGSDLLICEGMFTQELLASAQEKHHLIAKQSGQIAKDAQVKQMGLIHYSPRYMDWELPKLLQEAQSIFPNTFLSRDRMHLHIPHQEDETSPNCQP